One Cucumis sativus cultivar 9930 chromosome 1, Cucumber_9930_V3, whole genome shotgun sequence DNA segment encodes these proteins:
- the LOC101217093 gene encoding LOW QUALITY PROTEIN: uncharacterized protein LOC101217093 (The sequence of the model RefSeq protein was modified relative to this genomic sequence to represent the inferred CDS: inserted 1 base in 1 codon; deleted 1 base in 1 codon), producing MLSKSFKPAKCKTSLKLAVSRIKLLRNKKDVHIKQLKGDLAKLLEAGQDQTARIRVEHFVREEKSKEAYELIEIFCELIVARMPMIESQKNCPIDLKEAVSSVIFASPRCADIPELLDVRKHFKSKYGKEFVSAAVELRPECGVNRMLVEKLSAKAPDGQTKLKILTAIAEEYNIKWDPKSFGDSINPPADLLSGPNTFGKASQIQMESISGPSSFDHKESSRKHVPFKPDERPHVPEIPEHSLRSEHQSKQSNFAHVNANQSNITGRHNSETSFEGMHRHSNSGEQNNYSSGRQQWSMDFKDATSAAKAAAESAELASLAXRAAAELSSRGNISQPSSSEFQKSSSYNLRAEGLKDTLVSIYVINSFLKTKLSVHLVKVLRRMIIGETMRQEHTWGIIPRIIVIHLQAAAERSSFKKSSEPRFSGSLGSSATLEKQTRKHDASTSVTSFNAADRYSFKNSFEPGNQYGETTRNVDVEYVSDQPFSTGFDRTSSYGDVRIESDSIKVPSHEKLGNDAYENPFAMDKPNESESTVDMSFYDHASVVFDDYGPDDDYIPDYDIPRRESIPDLSSPKGKVPINPSPDDTWIFNGNKNDSAEKAVSHAQISDHTSLFAESIGAFDDPSHSDELLPATFDHSDGSGSESEEELKESEIIAKENSSEFCKKQDLYSEKSEWTRNISHGLSGSSDEDSSSMPSHRLSSELNSVHESKKNDSPLSSPDIVEESTSDGSSGLNFGKLKGGRRNQKSNKLPFANNSSRNDSSSKQAYENDASKTEQSTFISSSTARTSLRSKASEETYATSVEERRGQEKESQTKLNSFNSNLDDSKEKFSVYTLRSDQEPHSKNVVDEILKNPAPTRVAVKYPGFHNDDDSDEDLPEQNMKNSPHRVIGLSRRTKASPKSPSPHLEDSHRTPTTMSHEDIIERKASTSFYATTSPLRAKTGTRYSDRLEISEQPQSSKPFKQTHETKRSFIEERSRPSAEEQQYNYPPEINRRGNFESSKFSSSRDTTAAPVKTRVQSSNSEQPQSMKPSKPIPETKKSIHEEKLKSPTKDLPSTPSPKLETQGNSESSKKEKTEAVEKASHVHPKLPDYDNFAAHFLALRQNNK from the exons TAAGACATCGCTGAAGTTAGCGGTTTCGCGGATTAAGCTTTTGAGGAATAAGAAAGATGTTCATATTAAGCAGCTTAAGGGAGATTTGGCTAAGTTGCTTGAGGCTGGACAAGACCAGACTGCTAGAATTCGG GTTGAACACTTTGTTAGAGAAGAGAAATCGAAGGAAGCTTATGAACtcattgaaatattttgtgaGCTAATTGTGGCGCGCATGCCAATGATTGAGTCCCAAAA AAATTGTCCCATAGATTTGAAGGAAGCAGTCTCGAGTGTTATATTTGCATCACCCAGATGTGCAGATATTCCAGAGCTCTTGGATGTTCGTAAACACTTTAAATCAAAGTATGGAAAAGAATTTGTCTCGGCCGCAGTGGAGCTGCGCCCAGAATGTGGAGTGAATCGCATG TTAGTCGAAAAACTATCTGCTAAAGCACCGGATGGGCAGACCAAACTTAAAATCTTGACTGCAATTGCTGAGGAGTATAACATCAAATGGGACCCAAAATCCTTTGGTGACAGCATCAACCCTCCGGCTGATTTGTTg AGTGGACCAAATACTTTTGGGAAGGCTAGTCAAATACAGATGGAGTCTATTAGTGGCCCATCTTCATTTGATCACAAAGAATCTTCTAGAAAACATGTTCCATTCAAACCTGATGAAAGGCCTCATGTACCG GAGATCCCTGAACACAGTTTGAGATCAGAACATCAGTCCAAACAATCCAACTTTGCTCACGTTAATGCCAATCAAAGCAACATCACTGGCCGTCATAATTCAGAAACATCTTTTG AGGGGATGCATAGGCACTCAAATTCTGgtgaacaaaataattactcTTCAGGTAGGCAGCAGTGGAGTATGGATTTTAAGGATGCTACCTCTGCTGCAAAGGCAGCGGCTGAATCTGCAGAACTAGCAAGTCTAG GCCGAGCTGCTGCAGAACTTTCCAGTCGTGGAAACATCTCCCAACCATCCTCTTCTGAGTTTCAGAAATCTTCGTCTTATAATTTAAGGGCAGAAGGACTCAAGGATACCCTAGTGTCCATTTACGTGATCAACAGCTTCCTAAAGACCAAGTTGTCAGTGCACCTCGTAAAAGTTCTACGCCGGATGATAATTGGAGAGACAATGAGACAAGAACATACATGGGGGATAATTCCAAGAATTATAGTTATCCATCTTCAAGC TGCAGCAGAAAGATCCTCTTTCAAGAAATCATCCGAACCTAGGTTTAGCGGTTCCCTTGGTAGTAGTGCAACTTTGGAGAAACAAACCAGAAAACATGATGCCAGCACGTCTGTAACCAGTTTCAATGCTGCAGATAGATACTCTTTCAAGAATTCATTCGAACCTGGG AACCAGTATGGAGAAACAACCCGAAATGTTGATGTAGAATATGTTAGCGATCAGCCATTTAGTACGGGTTTTGACAGAACTAGTTCCTATGGAGATGTGAGGATTGAAAGTGATTCAATTAAAGTGCCTTCCCACGAGAAGTTGGGGAATGATGCCTATGAGAACCCTTTTGCCATGGATAAACCAAATGAGAGTGAAAGTACTGTTGATATGAGTTTTTATGACCATGCCAGTGTGGTCTTTGATGATTATGGTCCAGATGATGATTATATTCCAGACTACGATATCCCGAGGAGAGAATCAATTCCAGACCTTTCGTCACCTAAAGGAAAGGTGCCAATAAATCCATCACCAGATGATACTTGGATCTTCAACGGGAACAAGAATGATTCTGCTGAGAAGGCTGTTTCACACGCTCAAATTTCTGATCATACTTCACTGTTTGCTGAAAGTATTGGAGCTTTTGATGATCCTTCCCATTCTGATGAGTTGTTGCCGGCAACTTTTGACCATTCAGATGGATCTGGTTCTGAAAGTGAGGAAGAGTTGAAAGAATCTGAGATCATTGCTAAAGAAAACTCTAGTGAATTCTGCAAGAAGCAGGATTTGTACTCTGAAAAATCAGAATGGACTCGGAACATTAGTCATGGATTATCTGGATCTTCAGATGAGGACAGTAGTAGCATGCCATCTCATCGCCTCTCTTCTGAGCTAAACTCTGTACATGAATCGAAGAAGAACGACAGCCCACTGAGTTCTCCTGATATTGTAGAAGAATCAACTTCAGATGGCAGCAGTGGCTTGAATTTCGGGAAACTGAAAGGTGGCCGAAGAAACCAAAAAAGTAATAAGCTTCCATTTGCAAACAATTCATCAAGAAATGACTCATCATCTAAACAAGCATACGAAAACGATGCCTCAAAAACTGAGCAGTCTaccttcatttcttcttctacagCTAGGACTTCGTTGCGATCAAAGGCTTCTGAAGAGACATATGCTACAAGTGTAGAAGAGAGACGAGGTCAAGAAAAGGAATCACAAACCAAGCTTAATAGCTTTAATTCCAATCTTGATGATTCAAAGGAGAAGTTCTCGGTTTATACTCTTAGAAGTGATCAAGAGCCACATAGCAAGAACGTGGTTGATGAAATCTTGAAGAATCCAGCCCCAACAAGAGTTGCAGTTAAGTATCCTGGTTTCCACAATGACGATGATTCTGACGAAGATTTGCctgaacaaaatatgaaaaacagTCCTCATCGAGTTATTGGACTTTCTAGACGGACCAAAGCGTCTCCTAAAAGTCCAAGTCCACATTTAGAGGACTCACACAGGACTCCCACGACCATGAGTCATGAGGATATAATTGAGAGAAAAGCTTCAACGAGTTTCTATGCAACTACATCGCCACTGAGGGCAAAAACTGGAACAAGATACTCTGATCGTTTGGAAATTTCAGAGCAGCCTCAATCATCTAAACCTTTCAAGCAAACTCATGAAACTAAGAGGTCTTTTATTGAGGAAAGGTCTAGACCTTCTGCAGAGGAACAGCAATACAATTATCCACCAGAGATAAATAGACGAGGCAATTTTGAGAGTtcaaagttttcttcttcaaggGATACGACAGCAGCTCCAGTGAAGACTCGGGTTCAATCAAGTAACTCAGAGCAACCTCAGTCAATGAAACCTTCCAAACCAATTCCTGAAACTAAAAAATCTATccatgaagaaaaattaaaatctccTACGAAGGACTTGCCATCCACTCCTTcaccaaaattagaaacacaAGGCAACTCTGAGAGTTCGAAAAAGGAGAAGACTGAGGCAGTTGAGAAAGCTAGTCATGTTCACCCAAAGCTACCCGACTACGACAACTTTGCAGCTCACTTCCTCGCTCTTAGACAGAATAACAAGTAA